A window of Babylonia areolata isolate BAREFJ2019XMU chromosome 2, ASM4173473v1, whole genome shotgun sequence contains these coding sequences:
- the LOC143301937 gene encoding chitinase-3-like protein 1 isoform X2: MWLTTVIVVLFCSLCVAGGTPTVSVEPSRSTSNHTAAAAATADSGRMVVCYYTPTSYFHASMVPSHACTHLVYAFGSLSGGSSPSITTPTPGVKSIWETLVAKKRKNPGLKLLLSLQHGFPNVVGPRGTMQQFATNSVAFLRKYGFDGVDMDWEFPSSQQKFAFATFFELMRSAIDAEAKRSGRPALLLSLALPNNVYVADRSYDLRTIFANVDFATAMTYDFHLYNKNDNSTGYNSPLFSPTGESKYFSASGMAQYYMGKGFLASKLLLGIPTYGRSWKLYDPSSHGLHAPAIGKGDPGPVRKLTGVYTFPDACVALMEGATSVADSKAGAVYLYKGNSWVAYDDVTTVTDKCKWVLVNGLAGVGVWAMHLDDIAGRCGKGPLPLITAMNGILQGQTRALRDNRTDTPHHTLRHDPEHTPSAPPHKSDKTPPSPKFKQQTENHNRHEEEGRFLPSVPSQRGRTDLGVSDVMQHFMYHLKLRDERPVRMGEFWQNVRESVLTHRHRHPGNVEVFEENVDVPAAHP, encoded by the exons GCACGCCCACCGTGTCTGTGGAACCGAGCCGCTCGACTTCCAACcacactgcagcagcagcagccacggCAGATAGTGGCCGCATGGTGGTCTGCTATTACACTCCCACCAGCTACTTCCATGCCAGCATG GTGCCCAGCCATGCGTGCACGCACCTGGTCTACGCCTTCGGAAGCCTGAGCGGGGGCAGCAGTCCCAGcatcaccaccccaacacccgGGGTGAAGTCTATCTGGGAGACCCTGGTCGCCAAGAAGCGCAAGAACCCCGGACTGAAGTTGCTCCTATCCCTGCAGCATGGCTTTCCCAACGTGGTGGGGCCTCGCGGGACGATGCAGCA GTTTGCAACCAACTCCGTGGCGTTTCTGCGGAAATACGGGTTTGATGGGGTGGACATGGACTGGGAGTTCCCAAGCAGTCAGCAGAAGTTCGCTTTTGCCACTTTCTTTGAG ttGATGCGCTCCGCCATTGACGCTGAGGCCAAGAGGAGCGGAAGGCCCGCCTTGCTTCTCTCCCTTGCTCTACCCAACAACGTTTACGTGGCCGACCGAAGCTACGACCTTCGCACAATATTTGC CAATGTAGATTTTGCCACTGCCATGACGTACGATTTCCACTTgtacaacaaaaacgacaacagtaCAGGCTACAACAGTCCCCTCTTTTCCCCCACTGGGGAGTCCAAGTACTTCTCTGCG TCGGGCATGGCCCAGTACTACATGGGCAAGGGATTCCTGGCCTCCAAGCTGCTGCTGGGAATCCCTACGTACGGGCGGTCGTGGAAGCTGTACGATCCGTCCTCCCACGGACTCCACGCCCCGGCCATCGGCAAAGGCGACCCCGGCCCTGTCCGTAAACTGACTGGCGTCTACACCTTCCCTGAC GCCTGTGTCGCCCTCATGGAAGGGGCCACCAGTGTCGCGGACTCCAAGGCAGGCGCCGTGTACCTTTACAAAGGCAACTCGTGGGTGGCCTATGATGACGTCACCACCGTCACTGACAAG tgcaAGTGGGTGCTGGTCAACGGTCtggccggggtgggggtgtgggccaTGCACCTGGACGACATAGCCGGCAGGTGCGGTAAGGGCCCCCTGCCCCTCATCACCGCCATGAATGGGATCCTGCAGGGCCAGACCCGGGCACTCCGCGACAACCGCACggacacccctcaccacacccttcGTCACGACCCTGAACACACACCCTCAGCGCCACCTCACAAGTCGGACAAGACTCCCCCCAGTCCTAAGTTCAAGCAGCAGACCGAGAACCACAACCGCCACGAGGAGGAAGGTCGGTTCCTGCCTTCAGTCCCCAGCCAGAGGGGCCGGACCGACCTCGGGGTCTCCGATGTGATGCAGCACTTCATGTACCACCTGAAGCTGAGGGACGAGAGGCCGGTGAGGATGGGGGAGTTCTGGCAGAACGTCAGGGAGTCGGTACTcactcaccgtcaccgtcaccccGGCAACGTGGAGGTCTTCGAGGAGAACGTGGATGTTCCTGCAGCACATCCTTAA
- the LOC143301937 gene encoding chitinase-3-like protein 1 isoform X1, whose amino-acid sequence MVFFMTHSPHELLVNSEKKPHWIMWLTTVIVVLFCSLCVAGGTPTVSVEPSRSTSNHTAAAAATADSGRMVVCYYTPTSYFHASMVPSHACTHLVYAFGSLSGGSSPSITTPTPGVKSIWETLVAKKRKNPGLKLLLSLQHGFPNVVGPRGTMQQFATNSVAFLRKYGFDGVDMDWEFPSSQQKFAFATFFELMRSAIDAEAKRSGRPALLLSLALPNNVYVADRSYDLRTIFANVDFATAMTYDFHLYNKNDNSTGYNSPLFSPTGESKYFSASGMAQYYMGKGFLASKLLLGIPTYGRSWKLYDPSSHGLHAPAIGKGDPGPVRKLTGVYTFPDACVALMEGATSVADSKAGAVYLYKGNSWVAYDDVTTVTDKCKWVLVNGLAGVGVWAMHLDDIAGRCGKGPLPLITAMNGILQGQTRALRDNRTDTPHHTLRHDPEHTPSAPPHKSDKTPPSPKFKQQTENHNRHEEEGRFLPSVPSQRGRTDLGVSDVMQHFMYHLKLRDERPVRMGEFWQNVRESVLTHRHRHPGNVEVFEENVDVPAAHP is encoded by the exons GCACGCCCACCGTGTCTGTGGAACCGAGCCGCTCGACTTCCAACcacactgcagcagcagcagccacggCAGATAGTGGCCGCATGGTGGTCTGCTATTACACTCCCACCAGCTACTTCCATGCCAGCATG GTGCCCAGCCATGCGTGCACGCACCTGGTCTACGCCTTCGGAAGCCTGAGCGGGGGCAGCAGTCCCAGcatcaccaccccaacacccgGGGTGAAGTCTATCTGGGAGACCCTGGTCGCCAAGAAGCGCAAGAACCCCGGACTGAAGTTGCTCCTATCCCTGCAGCATGGCTTTCCCAACGTGGTGGGGCCTCGCGGGACGATGCAGCA GTTTGCAACCAACTCCGTGGCGTTTCTGCGGAAATACGGGTTTGATGGGGTGGACATGGACTGGGAGTTCCCAAGCAGTCAGCAGAAGTTCGCTTTTGCCACTTTCTTTGAG ttGATGCGCTCCGCCATTGACGCTGAGGCCAAGAGGAGCGGAAGGCCCGCCTTGCTTCTCTCCCTTGCTCTACCCAACAACGTTTACGTGGCCGACCGAAGCTACGACCTTCGCACAATATTTGC CAATGTAGATTTTGCCACTGCCATGACGTACGATTTCCACTTgtacaacaaaaacgacaacagtaCAGGCTACAACAGTCCCCTCTTTTCCCCCACTGGGGAGTCCAAGTACTTCTCTGCG TCGGGCATGGCCCAGTACTACATGGGCAAGGGATTCCTGGCCTCCAAGCTGCTGCTGGGAATCCCTACGTACGGGCGGTCGTGGAAGCTGTACGATCCGTCCTCCCACGGACTCCACGCCCCGGCCATCGGCAAAGGCGACCCCGGCCCTGTCCGTAAACTGACTGGCGTCTACACCTTCCCTGAC GCCTGTGTCGCCCTCATGGAAGGGGCCACCAGTGTCGCGGACTCCAAGGCAGGCGCCGTGTACCTTTACAAAGGCAACTCGTGGGTGGCCTATGATGACGTCACCACCGTCACTGACAAG tgcaAGTGGGTGCTGGTCAACGGTCtggccggggtgggggtgtgggccaTGCACCTGGACGACATAGCCGGCAGGTGCGGTAAGGGCCCCCTGCCCCTCATCACCGCCATGAATGGGATCCTGCAGGGCCAGACCCGGGCACTCCGCGACAACCGCACggacacccctcaccacacccttcGTCACGACCCTGAACACACACCCTCAGCGCCACCTCACAAGTCGGACAAGACTCCCCCCAGTCCTAAGTTCAAGCAGCAGACCGAGAACCACAACCGCCACGAGGAGGAAGGTCGGTTCCTGCCTTCAGTCCCCAGCCAGAGGGGCCGGACCGACCTCGGGGTCTCCGATGTGATGCAGCACTTCATGTACCACCTGAAGCTGAGGGACGAGAGGCCGGTGAGGATGGGGGAGTTCTGGCAGAACGTCAGGGAGTCGGTACTcactcaccgtcaccgtcaccccGGCAACGTGGAGGTCTTCGAGGAGAACGTGGATGTTCCTGCAGCACATCCTTAA
- the LOC143301929 gene encoding uncharacterized protein LOC143301929, giving the protein MASQTLDDTVVALLSMGFEFQDAQDAIQYGKIAVQDAVEWILAGKPGYAERGPAPPTLKLTNNQSPGLPSLQPDTGAPFISPLPVPTPTPASSEAASSAQSPSSPQSAAPSASGSCSDMDMEQQVVSRLHLNDAKLAEKKHFEEKVRAEVEKKARLEKAQAKRERARVLKEIAEDRKMSKIMKTYNPAKPVENQSEPPKATTKATCSTEASSSVSSAVAQCSIQIRLPSGRRLCKKLDSNTTLGQLWVSVLQEAEAETEGYSGFMQPFPRREFSAPEMNKTLQQLGLVPSGSLVLKKMDTVTEPVQSEPEREAEAEEELPPEAELAERNRPPYGEWTPVNQHVWGRGRTLEGQDEAADGGVRNADGEDEEMAEEGEDLGAQARYWGRGRRLEDPEEEEDPNDGVNDYGNDDDDDDDDDMGGWNAGGARGVGANPILQGFFQQHFAMARGVFEGVGQRLVPEGVPGADDHQNRRVGDLAAEAAQQRLAQPEPVEPSAPRQLAPTQPVRRLETLSMAVVIDRITSPTNPVHSLRRLPESLSEKILHYLLQKNLLDAKTLRLFCSCCLRKLILDTYNYATNELLYAARLHPTLQILSLHSCPLISDKGIEYIADLKNLKVLNLGLCKQITNKSLMVIAGFPHLHTLSLEETGVTEAGLIKYLATKPGLRNLNLNRTAVTSAIFQHLKNLDRLEMLCLEETKVSSLDGVQDLKKLSCLNLASTEITADQLCHLVNHPALTQLSLSNTENLAGDVALLNLSGLKLRTLCLPDRHTVTSAGLAHISSFALHTLDLTNYIHVGDEGMEHVAKITSLETLMLSNTKVTDAGLLQLGGLKRLKILHLDRTCVSDVGIAVVSAFRELSELSLSATNVTNRFLRNGILHACQGLTKLNLSRTYVGDRGVEKLALPYLTLLNLDCTGVHAAVVDTIRANCPSLRSVTTANLTPVLEEEEEEEEG; this is encoded by the exons ATGGCGTCGCAG ACATTAGATGACACAGTCGTGGCACTGTTGTCCATGGGCTTTGAGTTTCAAGATGCTCAAGATGCGATTCAGTATGGCAAAATAGCAGTGCAAGATGCTGTTGAATG GATTTTGGCAGGGAAACCTGGCTATGCAGAGAGAGGACCAGCTCCACCAACCTTGAAATTAACA AACAACCAGAGCCCAGGCCTGCCCAGCCTTCAGCCAGACACAGGAGCTCCCTTCATCAGTCCCCTGCCGGTGCCCACCCCGACGCCGGCGTCCAGTGAAGCAGCCTCCTCCGCccagtccccctcctccccccaatcgGCGGCCCCCTCTGCCTCGGGATCCTGCTCCGACATGGACATGGAGCAGCAGGTGGTCAGTCGTCTGCACCTGAATGATGCCAAGCTGGCTGAGAAGAAGCACTTTGAAGAGAAGGTGCGCGCCGAGGTGGAGAAGAAAGCCAGGCTGGAGAAAGCGCAGGCAAAGCGG GAGCGTGCTAGAGTATTGAAGGAGATAGCTGAGGACCGAAAAATGTCCAAGATCATGAAGACCTACAACCCAGCTAAGCCAGTGGAAAACCAGTCAGAACCTCCAAAAGCAACTACGAAAGCTACCTGCTCCACTGAAGctagttccagcgtcagcagtgcTGTTGCTCAGTGTTCTATTCAG ATTCGTCTGCCAAGTGGCCGACGGTTGTGCAAGAAGTTGGACAGCAATACAACTTTAGGGCAGCTGTGGGTGTCTGTTCTTCAAGAAGCTGAGGCGGAAACTGAGGGATACTCCGGCTTCATGCAG ccGTTCCCTCGTCGAGAATTCAGTGCTCCAGAGATGAACAAGACTTTGCAGCAGCTTGGCTTGGTTCCATCTGGTTCCCTGGTTTTGAAAAAGATGGACACAGTGACAGAACCTGTGCAGTCTGAGCCTGAAAGAG AAGCAGAGGCTGAAGAAGAACTGCCGCCAGAAGCAGAGCTTGCGGAGAGGAACAGGCCCCCATACGGAGAGTGGACGCCGGTCAACCAACATGTGTGGGGGCGTGGCCGGACACTGGAGGGACAGGATGAAGCAGCGGATGGAGGAG TGAGGAATGCTGACGGTGAGGATGAAGAAATggcagaggagggggaagacctTGGGGCACAGGCTCGGTACTGGGGAAGAGGCAGACGGCTGGAAGATCCTGAAG AGGAAGAAGACCCAAATGACGGGGTCAATGACTAtggcaatgacgatgatgatgatgacgatgacgacatggGAGGGTGGAATGCTGGAGGAGCCCGTGGGGTTGGGGCCAACCCCATTCTTCAAG GTTTTTTCCAGCAGCATTTTGCTATGGCCAGAGGGGTCTTCGAAGGAGTGGGTCAACGGCTGGTTCCGGAAGGTGTGCCAGGGGCAGACGACCACCAGAATCGGCGTGTGGGAGACCTGGCAG CGGAAGCGGCCCAGCAGAGGCTGGCCCAGCCGGAGCCAGTGGAGCCCAGCGCCCCGAGACAGCTGGCCCCGACACAGCCAGTCCGCAGGCTGGAGACGTTGAGCATGGCCGTCGTCATCGACAGGATCACATCCCCTACCAACCCCGTCCACTCCCTCCGCCGCCTGCCGGAGAGCCTGTCGGAGAAGATCCTGCACTACCTCTTGCAGAAGAACCTGCTCGACGCTAAGACACTGCGGCTGTTCTGTTCATG CTGTCTGCGGAAGTTGATTTTGGACACTTACAATTATGCAACCAATGAACTGTTATATGCAGCCAG ACTTCATCCCACCCTTCAGATCCTCAGTTTGCATTCATGTCCTTTAATAAGTGATAAAGGCATCGAGTATATTGctg ATTTAAAGAATTTGAAGGTGCTAAATCTTGGTCTCTGCAAACAGATCACAAACAAAAGTTTGATGGTGATAGCAG gcTTTCCACACTTACATACGCTAAGTCTGGAAGAGACTGGAGTGACAGAGGCTGGCCTGATCAAGTACCTGGCCACAAAGCCTGGTCTGCGGAACCTCAACTTGAACAGAACGGCTGTGACCAGTGCCATATTCCAGCATCTCAaga ATTTAGATCGTTTGGAAATGCTGTGCTTAGAAGAGACAAAG gtgAGCAGCCTGGATGGTGTGCAAGACCTGAAGAAGCTGTCGTGTTTGAACCTGGCGTCCACAGAGATCACAGCGGACCAGCTGTGTCACCTGGTGAACCACCCGGCCCTCACACAGCTCAGTCTGTCCAACACCGAGAACCTGGCAGGGGACGTGGCTCTCCTCAACCTGTCAG gacTGAAGCTGCGGACGCTTTGTCTTCCTGACCGGCACACAGTGACCAGTGCAGGGCTGGCCCACATCTCCTCCTTCGCCCTGCACACCCTGGACCTCACCAACTACATCCACGTGGGAGATGAGGGCATGGAGCATGTCGCCAAGATCACCAG tctGGAGACATTGATGCTGAGCAACACCAAAGTGACAGATGCGGGTCTTCTGCAACTGGGTGGCTTGAAGCGGCTCAAGATCCTGCACCTGGACCGCACCTGTGTGTCTGATGTGGGCATTGCTGTCGTCAGTG CTTTCCGGGAACTGTCTGAACTAAGTCTTTCAGCAACAAA tgtgacgaATAGGTTCCTAAGGAACGGCATTCTTCACGCCTGCCAGGGACTCACCAAACTCAACCTCAGCCGTACTTACGTGGGAGATAGAG